The Microcoleus sp. bin38.metabat.b11b12b14.051 genome includes a window with the following:
- a CDS encoding class I SAM-dependent methyltransferase, translating into MLLPASKRTKLDDTDDLLFYSSPRFVTHVDEGFIQQLTELYRERLKPNTRILDMMSSWVSHLPEEMEFAHVEGHGMNEAELAKNPRLNHYFVQNLNANPKLPLPDAEFDAVVNCVSVQYLQQPDAIFAEIHRILKPGGVAIMSFSNRMFYQKAIAAWREGSESDRVELVKGYFDSVKGANIPGFSKPEVIAKQSSLPSFMQMLGIGGGDPFYAVVAYRQN; encoded by the coding sequence ATGTTGCTTCCAGCCTCTAAGCGTACCAAGTTAGACGACACAGACGACCTTTTGTTCTATTCCTCTCCCCGGTTTGTGACGCACGTAGACGAGGGATTCATTCAGCAATTAACCGAATTGTATCGGGAACGGCTGAAACCGAATACTCGGATTTTGGATATGATGAGCAGTTGGGTGTCTCATTTGCCGGAGGAAATGGAATTTGCCCATGTCGAAGGACACGGGATGAATGAAGCAGAATTGGCAAAAAATCCCAGACTGAATCATTATTTCGTGCAGAATTTGAACGCAAATCCCAAATTGCCACTGCCAGATGCAGAGTTTGACGCGGTTGTCAACTGCGTTTCGGTACAATATTTGCAGCAGCCGGATGCGATTTTTGCGGAGATTCACCGGATATTGAAGCCGGGGGGCGTAGCCATTATGAGCTTTTCTAACCGGATGTTTTATCAAAAAGCAATTGCTGCTTGGCGCGAAGGCTCGGAGAGCGATCGGGTAGAATTAGTCAAGGGTTACTTTGATTCTGTCAAAGGAGCTAATATACCCGGATTTAGCAAGCCGGAAGTAATTGCTAAACAGTCTAGCTTGCCGAGTTTTATGCAAATGCTGGGGATCGGAGGCGGCGATCCGTTTTACGCGGTAGTTGCTTACCGCCAAAATTAA
- the rpmH gene encoding 50S ribosomal protein L34 yields MTQQTLHGTSRKRKRTSGFRARMRTATGRLVIKARRSKGRHRLAV; encoded by the coding sequence ATGACACAGCAAACCCTGCACGGAACCAGCCGCAAAAGAAAAAGAACATCCGGTTTTCGCGCCAGAATGCGCACCGCAACCGGTCGATTGGTAATCAAAGCCCGCCGCAGCAAAGGTCGCCACCGCCTCGCAGTCTAG
- the rnpA gene encoding ribonuclease P protein component: MLPPTNRLKHRKDFSAVYRKGMRRNSAHFSLRALRKPKSVESSKPSAEKSLQPTRTGISISLKVSKRAVVRNRIKRQIRAALRQLLPRLKFGWDLVIVVRPIAQECNYAEILQELEQLLVEAEVLNGNS; encoded by the coding sequence ATGTTGCCTCCTACAAACCGACTCAAGCACCGAAAAGACTTCAGCGCCGTCTACCGCAAGGGAATGCGCCGCAACTCCGCTCATTTCAGCTTGAGAGCTCTACGCAAACCCAAAAGCGTCGAATCAAGCAAGCCCTCGGCCGAGAAATCCTTGCAGCCAACTCGCACAGGCATTTCTATCAGTCTCAAGGTGAGCAAGCGCGCTGTAGTCCGCAACCGGATCAAGCGCCAGATTCGTGCTGCTTTGCGACAGCTATTGCCCAGATTAAAATTCGGGTGGGATTTAGTAATTGTCGTGCGTCCGATCGCACAAGAGTGCAATTATGCAGAAATTCTGCAAGAATTAGAGCAGTTGTTGGTAGAAGCCGAGGTATTAAATGGGAATTCGTGA
- a CDS encoding HlyD family secretion protein, with the protein MKGTNEINPAEFNGNGKAVAILEKPHDDTIAKSLPVIPAPETEVSAPTELKTSPETEIQAPLPVPPTPKKKPTKAIILAALGIGAIAAAGNFGYHYWQYASIHQETENATVAGHIHQVSSRINGTVGEVLVEDNQQVKPGQLLIKLDPRDYQVKLQQSQAALENARRQAEAASANIALASQTSQGKTAQAQGDIGTANAGISTAQAAIREAQQGVPAAEAAVAQAEAGVPAAIAKVAQAEAGIPQAQAKVTEAEAGIAAAQAQLVQAQANLVKTQADYQRYQSLQQEGAIARQQLDASKAAYEVAMGQTTAAQQGIAQARARLAQAKEGVTAAEAAVAQAREGVKQAEAQVAQAKVGIASAQAKVAVAQEGISTAEAKLAASKGGLQQAQATGEQTKVSRSQYDAAKAAIAQSEAAVKDAQLQLSYANITAPAAGQIGRKSVEVGQRVQSGTPLMAIVSNDLWVVANFKETQLANMKPGQKVEIKLDAFGSRKFEGRLDSFSPASGAQFSLLPPDNATGNFTKVVQRIPVKVVFDAESIKGYESRIAPGMSATVNVELK; encoded by the coding sequence ATGAAAGGCACAAACGAAATCAACCCAGCAGAATTCAACGGCAACGGCAAAGCAGTAGCGATCTTAGAAAAGCCTCACGACGACACCATAGCCAAAAGCCTGCCAGTAATCCCCGCACCAGAAACAGAAGTCAGCGCCCCTACCGAACTCAAAACCAGCCCAGAAACAGAAATCCAAGCACCCCTACCGGTGCCGCCAACACCCAAGAAAAAGCCCACCAAAGCGATAATTTTAGCAGCGCTGGGCATCGGGGCGATCGCCGCCGCGGGCAACTTCGGCTACCACTACTGGCAATACGCCTCCATCCACCAAGAAACCGAAAACGCCACAGTAGCCGGACACATCCACCAAGTCAGCAGCCGCATCAACGGTACTGTCGGCGAAGTCTTGGTAGAAGACAACCAACAAGTAAAACCCGGACAACTGCTGATTAAACTCGACCCCCGCGACTACCAAGTTAAACTGCAACAATCTCAAGCAGCCTTAGAAAACGCCCGCCGCCAAGCCGAAGCAGCCTCCGCCAATATTGCCCTAGCTTCTCAAACCAGCCAAGGCAAAACAGCCCAAGCCCAAGGAGATATCGGCACAGCCAACGCTGGCATTTCCACCGCCCAAGCGGCAATTAGAGAAGCCCAACAAGGCGTACCCGCGGCAGAAGCCGCAGTCGCCCAAGCAGAAGCTGGCGTGCCCGCAGCGATCGCCAAAGTTGCCCAAGCTGAAGCTGGAATTCCCCAAGCACAAGCCAAAGTGACGGAAGCTGAAGCGGGTATTGCCGCGGCGCAAGCTCAGTTAGTGCAAGCGCAAGCTAATCTGGTGAAAACCCAAGCCGATTATCAAAGATATCAAAGCTTGCAGCAAGAAGGGGCGATCGCCCGCCAGCAACTAGACGCATCGAAAGCAGCCTACGAAGTAGCGATGGGCCAAACCACCGCAGCCCAACAAGGAATTGCCCAAGCTAGAGCCAGGTTAGCTCAAGCCAAAGAAGGCGTCACCGCAGCCGAAGCAGCAGTCGCCCAAGCTCGGGAAGGAGTAAAACAAGCCGAAGCCCAAGTAGCCCAGGCTAAAGTCGGCATCGCCAGCGCTCAAGCTAAAGTCGCCGTAGCCCAAGAAGGAATCAGCACCGCCGAAGCCAAACTTGCTGCGTCGAAGGGCGGATTGCAACAGGCTCAAGCTACGGGCGAGCAAACTAAAGTCAGTCGATCGCAGTACGATGCTGCTAAGGCTGCGATCGCCCAATCGGAAGCTGCGGTTAAAGATGCTCAATTGCAACTTTCTTACGCCAATATCACCGCTCCCGCCGCCGGACAAATCGGCCGCAAATCCGTTGAAGTCGGGCAGCGGGTGCAGTCTGGAACTCCCTTAATGGCGATCGTCAGCAACGATTTGTGGGTAGTTGCCAACTTCAAAGAAACGCAACTAGCAAACATGAAACCAGGGCAAAAAGTTGAAATCAAATTAGATGCTTTTGGCTCCCGCAAATTTGAAGGCCGTCTCGATAGTTTTTCCCCAGCTTCTGGCGCTCAATTTTCCTTATTGCCTCCAGACAATGCGACTGGTAACTTCACTAAAGTAGTCCAACGGATTCCGGTGAAAGTTGTATTTGATGCCGAAAGCATTAAAGGTTATGAATCGCGAATTGCACCTGGGATGTCTGCTACCGTAAACGTTGAACTCAAATAA
- a CDS encoding MarR family transcriptional regulator, whose amino-acid sequence MVTTSTVDRTNLAQWHDVLAPYSLGYRIKLLGQLGTRRLQEALEPFGLTPFHWLVLCCLWQEDGLPTSSIGDKLQQVGGTLTGVLDRMEERGLVRRERDTRDRRIWRIWLTDAGRELQDVLPPLVADIREKSMTGISDADRQLFSQLIDRAIVNLS is encoded by the coding sequence ATGGTTACTACATCCACTGTCGATCGCACAAATCTAGCTCAGTGGCACGACGTTCTCGCCCCCTACAGCCTGGGGTACCGCATCAAACTGCTGGGACAGCTAGGGACTCGCAGGCTGCAAGAAGCACTCGAACCCTTTGGGCTGACACCGTTTCACTGGTTGGTGCTGTGCTGCTTGTGGCAAGAAGACGGTTTGCCAACTTCCAGCATTGGTGACAAACTGCAACAGGTAGGCGGGACACTGACAGGCGTACTCGATCGCATGGAAGAAAGAGGCTTAGTCCGCCGGGAGAGAGACACGCGCGATCGGCGGATTTGGCGAATTTGGCTGACAGATGCAGGTAGGGAACTGCAAGACGTGCTGCCGCCGCTAGTAGCAGATATCAGAGAGAAGTCGATGACTGGAATTTCCGACGCCGATCGCCAACTCTTCTCCCAATTGATCGATCGGGCGATCGTCAATTTGTCCTAA